Sequence from the Anaerolineae bacterium genome:
TTATACAACAAACACGATAGTTTGTCAATGGAAAAATTTTAAATTTTAGAAAATGTTGTGTTAATTTTCGTCGCACAAATGGTCGCGGAAGGGGTCAAAAACAGGCCCCCATCGTGTCGGGGGCCTGTATCCTACAAAGGGCCTTATTGCGGGGTCGCCCACAGCCAGCGTTCGGTGTCAAGCGGGTACTGCAGGAGTTCGTCTTCGCGGAAGAAGAGGGCTATTTCGCTGGCGGCGGTCTCTGGGCCGTCGGAGCCGTGCACCAGGTTGCGGTCCACTGTGAGGGCCAGGTCGGCGCGAATGGTTCCCGGTGCCGCCTTGGCGGGATCGGTGGCGCCCATCGTAGCGCGCACGACTTCGATAGCGCGAGGGCCTTCCAGCACCATTAATACCACTGGTGCGGAAGTGATGTAGGCGATCAGCCCTTCGAAGAAGGGTTTGCCTTCATGGATGGCGTAATGCCGGCGCGCGATCTCCTCGGATAACTGCACCATCTTCATGGCGATGATTTTCAGTCCTCGTCGTTCCAGCCGGCG
This genomic interval carries:
- the ndk gene encoding nucleoside-diphosphate kinase codes for the protein MERTLVILKPDAVQRGLVGEIIRRLERRGLKIIAMKMVQLSEEIARRHYAIHEGKPFFEGLIAYITSAPVVLMVLEGPRAIEVVRATMGATDPAKAAPGTIRADLALTVDRNLVHGSDGPETAASEIALFFREDELLQYPLDTERWLWATPQ